The Candidatus Dadabacteria bacterium genomic sequence AGTCGAGGGGCAGACGATTATCACGTTTTTCTCGAAAGCCTCAGAGTAAAGATCCCTCTCGGTCTCTATGGCCAGCATGAAAGCGGATTCAAGCGGAACGAACATCAAAACGTAGTTAAGGCTCGTGATTCCGGAAATACCCTGGTATCCCTTGGAACTGAGCTCCTTTATGTGGTTTCGAAACGAAAGAATATGCTGCCTGAGGTAGTCCCCCTTCTCCTCCTCATTCTCGCAGGACATGTATCTCTCATAAGCGGTGAGTGATACCTTGGAATCGATCACAACGTCTTTTCCCTCGGGAAGATGTACTATCACGTCGGGTCGGAGGGTATTGCCGTTGTCCCCCTTGTAGCTCGGCTGTGAGTGATACTCCCTGCCCTCGGACAGGCCAGACATCTCAAGGGCCCTCTCAAGCACTATCTCCCCCCAGGCACCCTGAGTCTGTGACTCTCCCTTGAGGGCGGTGGTGAGATTAACAGCTTCGCGGCTCATCTGCTCGCCCAGATTCTTGAGGTTCTCTATGTGGGCTTTCAGGGAAGCCATGTCACTGCTCGCATCCTTGTGGGTATCGGTGACCTTTTTCTCGAAATCCTTTATCTGCTCTCGGAGGGGGTTCAGCAGGGTCTCCATATCCGTCTTGTTCTTATCGGTGAATTTCTTGGTCGTATCCTCAAAAATCCTGTTTCCGAGGTTCTCAAACTCATCTCCGAGTCTTTTTTTCGCTTCATCCAGAATGGACAGCTTTTCCTCGAAACCCTTTCTTTCCTGCTCTATGGTGGTACTGAGCCTTGAGAGAAGACTTTCTTTTTCGGTAACCTGTGAAGTGAGTTCCCTCACCTGCCCTTCGAACCCGGAAATCCTGGAATCACGGTCCGCAATTGCAGCTTCCTTCTCCTTTACGCTGGATTCAAGGGAGGCTTTCTCGGCGTTAAGAACACTTGTAGCCTCGACCGATTCCTTAAGCTCCCCTTCAAGCAGCACACCCTTGCTCTTTGACTCTTCCAGTTCGGTTCTTATAATGGACAACTCAGTTTCAACCGACTTTCTCTGGCCTTTTTCTCTGGTCAGGTAATAGGATAACGCAAGGGCCGTAACCGCCATCGCTGCGATGTGGGTAAGCAGGTCGGAGATATTCATGTCAGACTTTTATTGTAAACAATTCTTGTTGATAATAAAAACCCAGCATATATACTAGACTAGACTAGATTTAGCATATACAGGAGTTAGAACCATGAACATTTCCAAAAGCCAGCATGTCTGGACTGTAGCCGAGGCCAAAGCGAAACTTTCCGAAATACTGAGGCTTGCAGAGACAGAGGGTCCTCAGCGTATCGGAATACGGAAGTCCTTTATTCTTGTACCCGACAAGTTGTGGCAAATTAAAAAGCCGCCTAAGAAACATATGGGTAAATGGCTGGTCGAAAATATGCCACGGGGAACAAACCTTCCGGTTCCCGACCGTCGCGAGCCCGGACGTAAAATCCCGTTCATTGATGAGGATGATTTTGAATGAACGGTTATCTCCTTGACACCAACGTTATATCGGAACTGACAAAAAAACTGCCAAGCCCGAGAGTAATCGAGTTCCTGTCCGAACACGGGAACCTTTGGCTTTCTACGATTGTTATACATGAACTGGAGTTTGGTCTGCAACTTCTTCCACAAGGGAACCGTCGCTACAGTTTACAATCTTTACTGTCAGAATTTATCGCAGGCATAGAGCAGCAAGACCATGTTTTGCCACTGGGCCGAAAAGAAGCGGAATTGGCTGCTCGACTCCGGTCTCAAGCCCGCAGGTCCGGTCGGGTGTTACAACTGG encodes the following:
- a CDS encoding type II toxin-antitoxin system VapC family toxin; the encoded protein is MNGYLLDTNVISELTKKLPSPRVIEFLSEHGNLWLSTIVIHELEFGLQLLPQGNRRYSLQSLLSEFIAGIEQQDHVLPLGRKEAELAARLRSQARRSGRVLQLGDALIAGTAKAHDLLVATRNTEDFAGLDIKVENPWE
- the rmuC gene encoding DNA recombination protein RmuC — its product is MNISDLLTHIAAMAVTALALSYYLTREKGQRKSVETELSIIRTELEESKSKGVLLEGELKESVEATSVLNAEKASLESSVKEKEAAIADRDSRISGFEGQVRELTSQVTEKESLLSRLSTTIEQERKGFEEKLSILDEAKKRLGDEFENLGNRIFEDTTKKFTDKNKTDMETLLNPLREQIKDFEKKVTDTHKDASSDMASLKAHIENLKNLGEQMSREAVNLTTALKGESQTQGAWGEIVLERALEMSGLSEGREYHSQPSYKGDNGNTLRPDVIVHLPEGKDVVIDSKVSLTAYERYMSCENEEEKGDYLRQHILSFRNHIKELSSKGYQGISGITSLNYVLMFVPLESAFMLAIETERDLYSEAFEKNVIIVCPSTLLATLRTIHSIWQFEYQNANAREIAESAGRMYDKFVTFTEHLEEIGKRIEQSDQAYQKAMSSLRDGKGNLVKRALDLRELGIKTSKELPQDFSERSELSGYAVSSGKETDEGL